TCGGATGATGTGTTGCGGGCTTGCGTTGAATTGTCTGATCGATACATTCAGGATCGTTTTTTGCCAGACAAGGCGATTGATCTCGTCGATGAAGCAGGTTCTAAATTAAATTTACAGGTAGTAAAGCCAAATAGTGATGAAACACGAATTAAGCTTAATGCTGTAATAAAAGAGAAGGAAGCGGCGATCGAACAAGAAGATTTCGAAAAAGCGGCTCGTTTACGTGACGAAGAGACCCGGCTGTTGGATAATTTAAATCAAACCGATGTAGAGACGCCGAAAGCAGCTGTTCAAATCGAACATATTCAGGACTTAATTGAACGAAAAACTGGGATTCCTGTTAAAAAACTGCAACAAGATGAACAATCTAAAATGAAAAATCTTGCTGAATCTCTAGGTGGGAAGGTAATTGGTCAAATGGAGGCGGTTGATCATGTGGCGAGAGCTATCCGTCGCAGTCGGGCAGGTTTTAAACCAAAGCATCGCCCAATCGCATCCTTCCTTTTCATCGGACCGACTGGGGTGGGTAAAACCGAATTAAGTAAATCATTGGCGGTAGAACTATTCGGCTCGAAGGATGCGATGATTCGATTAGATATGAGCGAATATATGGAGAAGCATTCTGTCTCTAAATTAATCGGTTCGCCTCCTGGTTATATTGGACATGAGGAAGCTGGACAGCTGACCGAGCAAGTGCGTCGTAATCCCTACAGCATCATCTTATTAGATGAGATTGAAAAAGCCCATCCTGATGTACAAAATATGTTTTTGCAAATCTTAGATGATGGTCGTCTGACAGACAGTCAAGGCAGAACGGTTAATTTTAAAGAAACCGTAATTATTGCGACGAGTAACGCAGGTTCAAGCGAGAGACAAGTAACGGTCGGCTTTGGAGCGGATGAAGAACAAAATCAAACATTCATTTCTAGCCTAGATCGTTACTTTAGACCCGAATTTTTAAACCGCTTTGATGGAATTATTCGTTTCCGTCACCTTGATCAAGAAGACCTTGTGGAGATCGTTGATATCATGCTTAAAGAAGTCATGGCTAATATGAAGCAACAAAACATTGCATGTCAGATTACGCAACGGGCAAAAGAGAAATTAGCCGAGCTTGGCTACGATCCTCGATTCGGAGCTCGTCCATTGCGTCGAGCGATTCAACAACACATTGAAGACAGCGTGACCGATCTAATACTTGATCAAGACAATGTTCAATCAATTGAAATCGATGTTATCAATGATCAGCTACAAGTAAAAAAAATAGAATAGTTAGTGTAACGAGCAGATGAGTAAAAACTCATCTGCTTTTTTAAAAGGGAAATTAACGGTCATTGGGACCCAGACACAAATTGTTAATGGCCCCTATATTCTGTAGAATGATGGTGTGGTCTCAGCTGAAGAAAGGAGATTTTCGTTGGGCGATCAGCCCCTAATATTGACCTACGCGATAAAATATGGTATTAAATATACAGGGGTTAGCGCTCGAGTATCTAGAGTGCTAACAATATACATAAACTGAAAGGAGTACATAAGATGACTGTGAAACAACAATTTCAAGCAGAATCAAAACGATTGTTAGAAATGATGATTCACTCGATCTACTCGAACAAGGAGATATTTTTGCGGGAATTAATTTCCAATGCGAGTGACGCGATTGATAAAATCTACTATAGAGCATTGACCGATGATTCGCTCATGTTTAATAAAGATGACTATTTTATTCGAATTGAAGCGGATCAAGCAAACAAAACATTGAAAATTACCGATACTGGGATTGGGATGACCAAGGAAGAGTTGGAAAACAATCTTGGTGTGATCGCAAAAAGTGGCTCGCGCGCATTTAAAAGTGAAAATGAGTTAAAAGATGGCTACGATATAATCGGTCAATTTGGGGTTGGGTTTTATTCCGCATTCATGGTTGCCGATGAAGTGACGGTGATCAGTAAAGCGTTGGGAGCAGAGACCGCCTATAAATGGCACTCCGATGGAGCGGATGGATTTACAATTGAACCGGCTGAAAAAGCGGAAGTCGGCACGGAAATTACATTAAAAATCAAAGAAAATACGGAAGACGAGCAGTACGAGGAATATCTCGATGAATATCGGGTGCAATCGATCATTAAAAAATACTCTGATTTCATACGTTACCCGATTAAAATGGATGTAACAACCAGTCGATTAAAAGAAGGCACTGAAGATGAGTTTGAAGAGGTTACTGAAGAGCAGATCATTAACAGTATGGTTCCGATCTGGCGCAAAAATAGAAACGAACTGACCGATGAGGATTATGAAAATTTTTACACGGAAAAACACTACGGGTTTGATAAGCCTTTAGCGCATGCGCACATTAGCGTGGATGGGGCGATCCGCTATAATGCGATTCTTTATATTCCTGAGAAAATGCCATTTGACTTTTACACGAAGGAATATGAAAAAGGTTTGGAACTGTATTCTAGCGGTGTCTTAATTATGGACAAATGCGCGGAATTGCTTCCAGACTACTATAGTTTTGTAAAAGGGATGGTCGACTCTGAGGATTTATCTCTGAACATTTCGCGTGAAATATTGCAACAAGATCGTCAATTAAAAGCAATCGCGCGTAATATTGAAACGAGAATTACGAACGTATTGAAGAGCTTGTTAAAGGATGATCGCGAGAAATATGAAACATTCTTTGAAGCATTCGGTAGACAGCTTAAATTTGGCATTTACAATGAATATGGCGCAAACAAAGATAAGTTGCAAGATTTACTTTTGTTCCATTCCTCCAACGAGAAGAAATTGGTTTCTCTTGATGAATACGTTGAGCGGATGCCGGATGAGCAAAAATATATTTACTATGCATCAGGCGATTCCATAGATCGAATTGAAAAAATGCCTCAAACAGAACTCGTTGCCGATAAAGGGTACGAAATCTTCTATTTCACCGATGAAATCGATGAATTTACGATTCGTATGCTAATGAACTATAAAGAAAAAGAGTTCCGATCAGTATCAAGCGGCGATCTCGGAATTGAGACGGATGACACAGACCAAACAGAGACAGATGATCAGGAAAATAAAGAGTTGTTTGAATCAATGAAAGAGATCTTAGCAAGCAAAGTGAAAGATGTTCGTCTTTCGAAACGACTGCGTAGTCATCCTGTCTGCATAGCGACAGAAGGGGAGATGTCGATTGAGATGGAAAAGATCCTAAATTCATTGCCGAATAACCAACAAGTCCAAGCCGACAAAATTTTAGAAATCAATCCAAACCATGAAGTTTTCGCGGCGTTGAAAACAGCCTATGAAAATGATCAAGATAAATTTAATTTATATACAAACGTGTTGTACAATCAGGCGCTATTAATTGAAGGGCTGCCTGTGGAAGACCCTCTTGAATTTACGAACAACATTTGCAAAATTATGGTTTAAATTGAAAAGTCATTCCTTCTGTCTTAGAGGGATGGCTTTTTTAATTGACAATAATTATCAATTAGGCTATCCTTCTAATTATGATAATGATAACTATTATCACTTGTAGCGCATAAGATTTAGAAGGAGTTGATGCAGCATGTCGTCACAGAATTTATTCACGTTTCGCGTTTATGATGAAATGATTCATCGGAAAATTTCATTTCGGGTTGCTAATTTACAACAAGATACCCAAAGACTTCATCTTTGGCATCAACAAAGTCATCTGATTCCATTTTGGGGACAAAATTTCTGCTTTTTAAAATATAGACAACATTTCCAAATGCTACTTGCAGACCTTCATCGCGCGTTATGGATCGGCTACTTAGACAATGAAGCGATGAGTTATTGGGAAACGTATTGCGCCCAAGTGGATCTTATAGGTGAACATTATGAAGTGGAGTCGGGGGATCGAGGGATCCGGGTTTTGTTCGGACCGCAAAAATTTTTAGGAAAGGGATATGCTCTTCCGTTGTTAAGGGCGATGATTGCTTTTCAATTCCACCGTCACTCGAGCGCAAATAAGATCGTGACAGAGCCAGATATTCGAAATGAAAGGGAGATTCAACTTTTTGAACAATGTGGATTTGAACCGCAACAAGAAATCGTGTTACCAGGTAAACGAGCTCTCTTGATGTTCTGTCGACGCGATTCATTTTTCTATAGGTGGAGGGGGATCGACTATCTTCAAGACCTTTTCAAGCATGAACAGCAGGTATGATTGTATCGTTAGCTTTCATTCCTTAACTGAACAGGTTATTACGTTATAACTAATGGGAAATTTGACAAAAGCTGCTCTTTGTCAAAGAATCAATTCTAATCATATGGTAACCTTCTGCCAATAATAAAAAAGTCCGAGAGAAGGTTTTCAACGCAACCAAATAGGTTAAACCTTTCCCCTCGGACCATTTGTGCCAACAAGCGCCGTTACATATCGTAAAAGATGAAGACCTCAGTCACGGACCTATTATAATAACGGAGCCCTAGCTACAATTTTCTAGTTCATTTTTAAAACATTAAAAAGCAAAAAACGTGGATACATCAAAAAAGAACGAGCAGACCCTACTTTGTTAAGTAGTCCTCTTAATCTTTTCTTTTTATTGAAGGAGATAGGACAACTTGTCCAATCGGAGCAGAGATAATCTCGCCATCTTTCATGACGGTATGTCCGCGCACAATCGTAGCGACAGGATAACCTTTGATTTCCATGCCATGATAACCACTGTTCTTTGATTTACTGTGTAATTTTTGGCGGTCGATGACGCCCGTTTTGTTCATATCAACGATGGTGAAGTCGGCGTCAGTGCCAATGACAAACGACCCTTTTTGCGGATAAATTCCGTACTGCTTCGCCGGGTTTTCGGAACATAAGGCAACGATCTGCTGTAATGTTAATCGACCTTCAGAGACAGCGTTAAGTAGAAGAGGGATGATCGTTTCCACGCCAGCCATTCCCGCAGGGATTGACCACAAGTCACCTGTTTTCTCTTCAATTGTATGTGGGGCATGGTCCGAACAAACAATGGTTAATACCCCGTCTTGCAGTCCTTGCCAAATACGTTCTTGGTCCGCGCGGTATTTAATGGGAGGGTAAATTTTCATCATCGGGCCGATCCGTTCGTAATCCTCATTGGTCAGGAATAAATATTGAGGACATGTTTCCGCGGTGATTGGCAATCCTTGTTGTTGCGCCTGTTCGATCAAATCAACCGAATCTCCCGCGCTAACATGTAATATATGTAATCTGGCCCCTGTTGCTTCAGCAAAGGAAATTCCCGTGGCCACCGTTACTTTCTCCGCCAACGGAGGTCTACCTTCTAGAAACGCATCATAGTCGGTTCGCCCGCTATTGGCCACATTTTCAGTGAGCGACTGCATTAAATCATTATTCTCCGCATGAATTGCAAACACTTTGCCTGTTTTAGCAACTTCATCAAAGATCATATACACTTGTCCATCATGTAGGGGAGGGATGACGTCAGGCATACCTGGCGTGTAATTGTATTCTAACTGATAGGTCTTACTGTTAATGGCATAGCCCCAAAAAAACTTAAAACCAATCACGCCCGCTTCATTTAGTCCCTGCAATTCCTTATTATTCAGATCCCCTAAACAAATGGCCCATAACCCAAAGTCAACATGGGCTTTCGGCGTTAAGTTGTCGACTTGGGCGTGGAAGCTTTCAGCGCTGTTAATGGTGCGCTGCGTATTCGGCATATCAAATACGGTCGTAATCCCGCCGGCCGCTGCTGCCTGTGTGGAAGTAAAGAAATCTTCTTTGTGCGTCGGACCTGGATCGCGAGAGTGAATATGGGTATCCATTAGTCCTGGGAGGACGTAATATCCCGTTGCATCTATTTCTTCATTGGCGCCACCTTCCAATAGTTCTTGCGAAATCGCCGCTATTTTTCCATCTTTAATGTAAATATTAGCAGTAAATTCGCTTTGTGAAGTAACAAGCGTTCCGCCTCGTATAATCTGATCCCATTTCATTTGAAATCCGCCTTTCTCACCAATTCCAATCATTGTTTTTTGTTCCTCTTATTATACAACAATCCAACTTGTTCCGCTTCAGCTAAAAGAGGGAAGGCTCCTGTGAACCTTCCCTCCGTTAATTATTCTTTATCCTTCACGGTGGATGCTTTGAATGACGGAATTATCATGTTGTCGGCTGGTTCGCCATCATCCAATACGAGTTGATCATCTTCTTCGAAGAAGGAGAAGAGTTGATTTGTCATCAGTTCCAAATCCAAATTTTGCAACGCGAACCCCATCTGACCAGATAGTTCTTCGATTGATTTCTGCATCGATATATGATGCTCAATTGCCAATGAACACCATTCCTCAATCGTGATTCCCATCTCCAAAGCTAATGCTTCTAATTCAAATTTTGATTGTTTATTTAATTCTATTGTCACTTTCATTGTACTCATCTGAATACCTCCTCATTTAGCTCATGATCAGTTTATTCTGGGCGGGTTAGTCCTGTTAATAAATTGTTTCCGTTATAAGAATTGAGCAGAAGAAACCTATCAACGAAGACAATTTCAAGATTAAAAAAGCTGAGCGCTGTCGAATGGTGGAAGGAGTTAGTTAATCGACTGTTTAAATTATTTTCAAATTCGACAAAATGAGGCAGTGAATAAAACGCTTCATATTTTTTGAAATGATAAATTCCTAATGGAACGAGTGAAGAGAAGGAAAAGCTTGATTTTATAAGATGGAATCTGATAGACCCGTTGGAGTAGAGTTGGTTGATGAAGCTGGAAATCCTCCAGTTTATAGGTGTTCTAGCGTTGTTTTCAATAAAAAAGTCGAAATAAGGCACGAGTTAGTTAATCGACTAATTAAAAATAACAAACTTTCGACATACCGTTTATGGGTTGAATTATACCGAGTGTACCTGTATGATAATACCTAGGATACCGATGCCTAGATATTCGATGTATAGGAGGGAAAAGATGAAAATTAATAAAGAGCTCCTGAAAGGAAGTACGGTGATTCTGATTTTAACCCTTTTAAATGAGCGACCAATGTATGGTTATGAGATGATTAAAGAGATCGAAAAAAGTTCGGGTGGGATTTTTTCATTTAAAGAAGGAACGCTGTATCCAATCTTACACGGGTTGGAGACGGACCAGTATGCCGAATCGTTTTGGAGTGAACAAGAAGGGACCCGCAGAAGAAAATACTATCGGATTACAGATAAAGGGAAACGACAACTCAAAGAAAAGAAACAGGAATGGGTGACATTTCGAACAGCGCTAGATCATGTCATTGGAGGTGGTCATGCGTGAGTTACTCGGATCCGAAATTGACTCATTACATCCAAGACGTTTGTAACCAAATAAAATGCAAAGAAGTTCATGCTGAGATACAAGAGGAATTGCGAAGTCATATTGATGAAATGGTCGATGATCTCATTGAAGAAGGAATGCCCCAAGCGAAAGCGATCGATAAAGCGATTGAGCAAATGGGTGATGCGAGCCTGATTGGCAAGCAATTTCACCAAAGATACAAACCGAGAATGGACTGGTCTTTATTAGGGATGGCGCTCGCTTTGATCGGGGTTGGATTGCTGGTAATGTACTCAATCGAGCATAGTCAATCGAGCGGGATTCATCAAACTTCGTTAGTTTTAAACAAAGCAGTTGCGGCCGCTATTGGGATCGGTATCGCAGCATGTATATTCTTTTTTGATTATCGAAAGCTGCAGAAATATTCCTATTACCTTTATTTTGGTTCACTTTTCATTCTTTTTCTATCCTTCGTTTTTAGAGGAGGCTATATTAATGGAGTACCGAGGTGGGATATCGGTATTGCAAAAATAAACGCAATACATTTGAGCCCTTATTTATTCGTCATTGCATTATCTGGAATTTTGGTCCAATGGGATTGGGGAAAGCTGGACTCTGTTTTTAAGATATTACTACTCATGTTTACGCCCTCGATCATCTACTTATCTACAAGGGATCTTAATTCTTTGTTTCTTTGGACTGCTTGTTCTTTAATTGTTTTCTTTGCATCTTTAGCCACTCGAAAACAGAAGTGTATAGTAGTATCATCCCTCATTGTAGGATTGGGATTAATTGTTGCTTATATTGTTGCAGAGCAATCTTATCCTAGCAAAGATCCATCAAACTGGATTTACATTCAAATTAAAGAAGCGTTTTCATCTGCGGGGTGGTGGGGACACGGGCTTACTTCCGCCCATGAACAATTACCTTATGCCCATACGGATTTTACTTTTACATATTTTGTTTACGCATTTGGTTGGGTGGGCGGAATTTTGCTTTGCGGATTGGTGACTCTATTTTTGTTAAGAATGGTTCGCATTACTAAGCAAGTTCGTGATCCGTTTGGTCAAATCTTGACTAAGGGATTGATTGTGATTTTCGTCGTAAAATTTATGCGCACAATTTTAATGTCACTTGGATTGTTGCCTGAATTCGGGAATGGTCTGCCATTCATTAGCCACGGCGGTACCGAATTTTTATTGCAAATGATGGCGGTGGGGTTGATTTTGAGCATTTATCGCAGAAAAGATTGGGTTTTAGCTGATTGAAATAGCCGATATTTTATACATTTTGTAGGGAATCGGCTCTTCATGTTTACATTGTAGCCCTCTTTCCATTAGTGAATTTCCTAAAAATAGATAATAATCATCTTACAAGCGCACAATAGGATAAATCTTAGCTACAGAATGAATGGAGGATTACATGATTAAAAAAGTGGGACTTCTCTTTTTGGTCATTCCTATTGTTGTATTTAATTTAACTATGACAGCTTTTTCAGAAGATATTCCTAGTCAGGACATTGAAAAGCCTTCGGTAAATGGCGATTCTGAAGTCGATGAGATTCGTAAAAAAATGAACTTTAAAACATTTACACCTCAACTTGAGTCTAAATGGCTATCCAATGTTAAGGTGGAAAGTCGAAACATTGATGAAATTCCGGATACTTTTATCCTCACCTATCAGGATCACCAGCAATCAGAACTGTTACACATCCGTCAAAGAGAAGCGCCTGAAAGTATGAGCTACATTCAAGATCAGGGGGAAATAGTTAATATAAGTGGAAACGATGGACGCTTGTTATCGGACGGAAAGTTCTACTGGTTGCAATGGATTCAAGACGGTACTTTATTGTACATGTACAGCGAACGATTGACAAAAGACGACATGTTAAATACCGCCCGTTCGATGCAGTAACGCGCATCTGAAGTCGGCCTCTTCATATAGAGGTCGATTTTTTTGATTCAACAACGTAATAAATCCGCTAAAATTCGACTTTAGCAATACTTATGAAATAAACATTGATCTGCCTAGTTGAAACAATGTTAATCGATCTTTATAACATTGTAAGGTAATTGCGAAAAATTCCTGAAATAAAATGGATTTAATCCGCTTACAATGCAGAATTTTCAAAAAACGGTTGACAGATGTTTCTGTGCGCTTTACATTGGATATAGACAACGAGTTCCTAAACATACTAAAAATTGTAAAAAGGAGGAAGATATTCTAGTTGGTTTTGGTTAAAGCGATTGAGCCAAATCGCCGTGGTGTTAGAGAACTTTAGGGATACGAATACAAAAATTGGGAGGGGTCAAATCATGTTAACACTTGATAAGAAAAATCTAAAAGCAGCGATTGGTAAGGATACAAAATTACATTATCTACCGGCTAATCCAGCAACCGTACACTGGGGATACTTCTCAAAAGATTTACCACCTGTTTTAGAAATCAACTCAGGCGACCTCGTTTACGCGGAAACGATTACGCACCATGCGGGTTATGCTCCTGATCTTTTGTTAGATGATGTGAGCAGAGAGATTTACGAATCAATTCCATATGAGGATAGAAATCCGGGTTCACACTTGTTAACAGGGCCTATTTACGTGAAAGACGCTAAACCAGGCGATACGTTACAAGTTGAAATTTTGAAATTAAAACCGAGAATGCCGTACGGTTCCAACGTACTAGCGCCGTGGGGATACTTATTTAAAGAATTTAATGAGGAAACGCGTGTCGTGATCTATGAACTAGATGAAGAAGAGCAATGGCTCACAGCAAAATTTGCTTACGATTACCCAGGGGCCTATACAGTGCGCGGGAAAATTATCGAGCCAGATACGGTTGAGCGTGTGCCTGCGTTAGAAAACATGCAAATTCCAGCCCGCCCACATATCGGTACACTCGGTGTTTGTCCAGCGGAAGAGGGCAAAATTAGCACGGTTCCTCCAGGTTTGCACGGCGGTAATGTGGACAACTGGCGGATTGCGGAAGGAACAACGATGTACTATCCGGTATTCAATGATGGCGCTCTATTATCGATCGGAGACTGTCACTTGGCGCAAGGGGATAGTGAAATCGGCGGAACTGCGGTAGAGGCTTCGATGGACTGCTTAATTCGCGTGACATTGCGCAAAGATTTCAGCGCGAAATCTCCTGTTTTGGAAACGGCTTCAACATGGGTGGCGCACGGGTTTGATGTAGATTTGAACGTGGCCATGCGTAATGCTTCTAACGAAATGCTAAACTTTGTTCAAAATTACTATGGTCTATCCCGTTTTGACGCGTATTCGTTCATGAGTGTTGCGGCTGACTTCGGGGTGACACAAGTGGTTGACCACAAGTTAGGGGTCCATGTTACGATCCCAAAACAAGCTTTAAAACCAACTAGAAGATCTTAGTTAACCAACTAACTCTGATGATATAAAGAACCCCTCCTGTTACGATCTCCGAAAGGAGGGGTTCTTACACATTACAAACTTGACACAATGGCGAGAGAGTCGTCTGCCTATTATTTTCAGAAAGTTATAAAGAGTGGGAATATTAAATGTGGGTAAGGGAAATGAGGAGGAGTTTATGGGTATT
This portion of the Ammoniphilus oxalaticus genome encodes:
- a CDS encoding GNAT family N-acetyltransferase; this translates as MSSQNLFTFRVYDEMIHRKISFRVANLQQDTQRLHLWHQQSHLIPFWGQNFCFLKYRQHFQMLLADLHRALWIGYLDNEAMSYWETYCAQVDLIGEHYEVESGDRGIRVLFGPQKFLGKGYALPLLRAMIAFQFHRHSSANKIVTEPDIRNEREIQLFEQCGFEPQQEIVLPGKRALLMFCRRDSFFYRWRGIDYLQDLFKHEQQV
- a CDS encoding FtsW/RodA/SpoVE family cell cycle protein, whose translation is MSYSDPKLTHYIQDVCNQIKCKEVHAEIQEELRSHIDEMVDDLIEEGMPQAKAIDKAIEQMGDASLIGKQFHQRYKPRMDWSLLGMALALIGVGLLVMYSIEHSQSSGIHQTSLVLNKAVAAAIGIGIAACIFFFDYRKLQKYSYYLYFGSLFILFLSFVFRGGYINGVPRWDIGIAKINAIHLSPYLFVIALSGILVQWDWGKLDSVFKILLLMFTPSIIYLSTRDLNSLFLWTACSLIVFFASLATRKQKCIVVSSLIVGLGLIVAYIVAEQSYPSKDPSNWIYIQIKEAFSSAGWWGHGLTSAHEQLPYAHTDFTFTYFVYAFGWVGGILLCGLVTLFLLRMVRITKQVRDPFGQILTKGLIVIFVVKFMRTILMSLGLLPEFGNGLPFISHGGTEFLLQMMAVGLILSIYRRKDWVLAD
- the htpG gene encoding molecular chaperone HtpG, whose translation is MTVKQQFQAESKRLLEMMIHSIYSNKEIFLRELISNASDAIDKIYYRALTDDSLMFNKDDYFIRIEADQANKTLKITDTGIGMTKEELENNLGVIAKSGSRAFKSENELKDGYDIIGQFGVGFYSAFMVADEVTVISKALGAETAYKWHSDGADGFTIEPAEKAEVGTEITLKIKENTEDEQYEEYLDEYRVQSIIKKYSDFIRYPIKMDVTTSRLKEGTEDEFEEVTEEQIINSMVPIWRKNRNELTDEDYENFYTEKHYGFDKPLAHAHISVDGAIRYNAILYIPEKMPFDFYTKEYEKGLELYSSGVLIMDKCAELLPDYYSFVKGMVDSEDLSLNISREILQQDRQLKAIARNIETRITNVLKSLLKDDREKYETFFEAFGRQLKFGIYNEYGANKDKLQDLLLFHSSNEKKLVSLDEYVERMPDEQKYIYYASGDSIDRIEKMPQTELVADKGYEIFYFTDEIDEFTIRMLMNYKEKEFRSVSSGDLGIETDDTDQTETDDQENKELFESMKEILASKVKDVRLSKRLRSHPVCIATEGEMSIEMEKILNSLPNNQQVQADKILEINPNHEVFAALKTAYENDQDKFNLYTNVLYNQALLIEGLPVEDPLEFTNNICKIMV
- a CDS encoding ATP-dependent Clp protease ATP-binding subunit, whose product is MKCQRCQQREAQIYLNVQLNHQQQKLHICQTCYVQLRNQAGAGLGKNSLSSMNDLFKSFGLSPMNMKGNSSVAAPSASVEQAGGILDELGNNLTDRAKAGLIDPVIGREEEIERVIEVLNRRNKNNPVLIGEPGVGKTAIAEGLALQIVEGNVPSKLIGKIVYTLDVASLVAGTGIRGQFEEKMKEVINELQARQDVILFIDELHLLVGAGKAEGSMDAGNILKPALARGELQVVGATTLDEYRQIEKDGALERRFQPVIVSEPTIDETVEILKGLRSRYEDYHQVSYSDDVLRACVELSDRYIQDRFLPDKAIDLVDEAGSKLNLQVVKPNSDETRIKLNAVIKEKEAAIEQEDFEKAARLRDEETRLLDNLNQTDVETPKAAVQIEHIQDLIERKTGIPVKKLQQDEQSKMKNLAESLGGKVIGQMEAVDHVARAIRRSRAGFKPKHRPIASFLFIGPTGVGKTELSKSLAVELFGSKDAMIRLDMSEYMEKHSVSKLIGSPPGYIGHEEAGQLTEQVRRNPYSIILLDEIEKAHPDVQNMFLQILDDGRLTDSQGRTVNFKETVIIATSNAGSSERQVTVGFGADEEQNQTFISSLDRYFRPEFLNRFDGIIRFRHLDQEDLVEIVDIMLKEVMANMKQQNIACQITQRAKEKLAELGYDPRFGARPLRRAIQQHIEDSVTDLILDQDNVQSIEIDVINDQLQVKKIE
- the allB gene encoding allantoinase AllB; the encoded protein is MIGIGEKGGFQMKWDQIIRGGTLVTSQSEFTANIYIKDGKIAAISQELLEGGANEEIDATGYYVLPGLMDTHIHSRDPGPTHKEDFFTSTQAAAAGGITTVFDMPNTQRTINSAESFHAQVDNLTPKAHVDFGLWAICLGDLNNKELQGLNEAGVIGFKFFWGYAINSKTYQLEYNYTPGMPDVIPPLHDGQVYMIFDEVAKTGKVFAIHAENNDLMQSLTENVANSGRTDYDAFLEGRPPLAEKVTVATGISFAEATGARLHILHVSAGDSVDLIEQAQQQGLPITAETCPQYLFLTNEDYERIGPMMKIYPPIKYRADQERIWQGLQDGVLTIVCSDHAPHTIEEKTGDLWSIPAGMAGVETIIPLLLNAVSEGRLTLQQIVALCSENPAKQYGIYPQKGSFVIGTDADFTIVDMNKTGVIDRQKLHSKSKNSGYHGMEIKGYPVATIVRGHTVMKDGEIISAPIGQVVLSPSIKRKD
- a CDS encoding PadR family transcriptional regulator translates to MKINKELLKGSTVILILTLLNERPMYGYEMIKEIEKSSGGIFSFKEGTLYPILHGLETDQYAESFWSEQEGTRRRKYYRITDKGKRQLKEKKQEWVTFRTALDHVIGGGHA
- a CDS encoding acetamidase/formamidase family protein, which produces MLTLDKKNLKAAIGKDTKLHYLPANPATVHWGYFSKDLPPVLEINSGDLVYAETITHHAGYAPDLLLDDVSREIYESIPYEDRNPGSHLLTGPIYVKDAKPGDTLQVEILKLKPRMPYGSNVLAPWGYLFKEFNEETRVVIYELDEEEQWLTAKFAYDYPGAYTVRGKIIEPDTVERVPALENMQIPARPHIGTLGVCPAEEGKISTVPPGLHGGNVDNWRIAEGTTMYYPVFNDGALLSIGDCHLAQGDSEIGGTAVEASMDCLIRVTLRKDFSAKSPVLETASTWVAHGFDVDLNVAMRNASNEMLNFVQNYYGLSRFDAYSFMSVAADFGVTQVVDHKLGVHVTIPKQALKPTRRS
- a CDS encoding DUF4367 domain-containing protein, with translation MIKKVGLLFLVIPIVVFNLTMTAFSEDIPSQDIEKPSVNGDSEVDEIRKKMNFKTFTPQLESKWLSNVKVESRNIDEIPDTFILTYQDHQQSELLHIRQREAPESMSYIQDQGEIVNISGNDGRLLSDGKFYWLQWIQDGTLLYMYSERLTKDDMLNTARSMQ